Part of the Candidatus Poribacteria bacterium genome, CGCACGCGCAGAACAGTTCCCGAATCACCCCATCGTGGGTGTCTCGTGGCACGATGCCAACGCTTACGCAGCGTGGAAAGGTATGCGACTCCCGACAGAGGCGGAGTGGGAGAAAGCGGCACGTGGCTACACCAATCGAACATGGCCCTGGGGGAATGCGCTTGAACTCTACGCGAACACAGCGGAAAATGACGACGGTTATGAGAACCGTCTCGCCCCTGTCGGCAGTTTCCCGAAAGGCAAAAGCTACTACGGTGCCATGGATATGGCGGGGAACGTCTGGGAATGGACAGCCGACTGGTACAGCGATGTCTACTATTGGCATACCTCACGAGCCGCGACGAAACGTCCGAAACAGAATCCGACAGGACCGGTGGTTGGGAGTTGGCGTGTCATTCGTGGCGGTTCATGGCTCGATACCATCGCCCGATGTAGCACTACATTTCGGTTTTATCTCTATCCTAACCTAAAAACTTCCTTTGTCGGTTTCCGATTGGCAAAAGCCTCAAAGTAGTTGTCAGTCGTCGGTTCGGGTTGCTGACGCAATCCTTTCGGTTATCAGTCAGGAGGTTTCGTCCAACCATCTCTCCAGTCTGGAATATTTCAACAGGGCGTGGATTGTTACGGAACGCATCTTTAACTGAAAACTCTCACTGCGAGGCAAACTGAAAGCGAACGAACTGAAAACCATTCAAAACAATGCTGAAAAATCAGAATCTAAAATCGTTATTACAGGTGCTCCTATTCCTTCTGCTAACTGTAGGTATCGCTGCCTCACAATCCCCTATCTTCGTAGACGTTACCACAGAAGCAGGTATCCACTTTACACATGACCAAGGCAGCACCGAACACAAACACATCATCGAGACAATGGGGTCCGGGACGGTTTTCTTCGATTACGACACCGATGGGGATCCCGACCTGTACTTCGTTAACAGCGGTAGCGTTCCGCAAGGCACCCCACACACACTTGGGAATGTCCTCTATCGAAACGAAGGGAATGGACGTTTCACGGATGTTACTGAAATCTCAGGAACAGGGGACACAGGATACGGAATGGCGGCATCTGCGGGGGATATCGACAATGACGGTGATCCCGACCTCTATGTCGCCAACTTCGGACAGGATAAACTCTACCGAAACAACGGCGACGGCACCTTTACCGACATCACCGAAGCCGCTGGTATAGATAACACGCTCTGGAGTATCGCCGCCGTCTATCTCGATTTTGACGTGGATGGCGACTTAGACATCTTCGTCGTCAACTATCTGGTGTACGATTTGTCAATGCCGGTCTCCACTTACAAAGGCGTTATCGGCTACGGGCACCCGCGTAGTTACGAAGGAACACCCGATGTCCTCTACCGAAACAACGGCGACGGCACCTTCACGAATATTGCCGAGACAGCAGGCGTGACAAACCCCGTCGAAGGAAGAGGTATGGCAGCGGTCGCTTGGGACTACGATCAAGACGGATTCCCTGATATCTATGTCGCCAACGACACCAACAGAAATTTCCTATACCATAACAATGGCGACGGCACCTTCACGGATGAAAGCATCTTCATCGGTGTCGGTTACGACGAGAGAGGTGTCGCTGAAGGTTCTATGGGGGTAGACTGTGCAGACTACAACGGCGATGGATGGTTCGATCTCATCGTTGCGAATTCGGAGAAGGCGACCCTCTATAAGAACGAGGCGGGACTCTTCTTCGCAGATGCGACGGCTGACAGTGGGTTGGAACAACCGACACTCCCGTATGTTGGTTTTAGTCCGCTCTTTCTGGATTACGATAACGACGGACACCTCGACATGTTCTGTGCAAACGGACACCCGCAAGATGTCGTTGAAATCTTGATGGACAATGAAACTTATGCCCAACGCGACCAGATCTTTCAAAACAACAGCGATGGCACTTATACCGATGTCTCTACATCTGCGGGAACTTACTTCTCGGAGCCACTTGTTGGTAGAGCCGCCGCGACGGCTGACTACGACACCGATGGCGATCCTGATATCGTTATCATGAATTCCAATCAGCGTGCAGTGCTACTGCGGAATGACGGCGGGAACCTGAAAAATTGGCTAAGCATCAAACTGATCGGAACGCAGAGCAATCGAGACGGTATCGGTGCGAAGGTCACAGTAACGGCAGGAGACATAACGCAGATACGGGAAGTGAAAAGCGGTTCAAGCTACGCCTCAGGCAGCGATACACGTTTACTGTTCGGCTTGGGAGAAAATCGGGGTATTGAGAAAGTAAGGATCGTCTGGCAAAGCGGGACCACACAAGAATTGCGAGACGTATCCATCAACCAGATTCTGACAATTGTGGAGCCGGAAGAGTAGGACAACAAAAAACCCGCATCCTGATTTGGACGCGGGTTTTTCGTTAACGATCAAAATTACTATCTCTTGAGATCTGCCCATCGAACCGCGAGTTTACCTTGGGGTTCAACCGGTGTAAGGACATCCAAGAAGAGGTTATCCTTCGTGGGAGCAATGAGAAGATCGGTATCGGTCGGTTCAAAGCGGAGGTTGACGTAATCCGCGCCACCCGATTCACCACATTTGTAGTGCAAGAAATTCTCGCCTTTATTGAACTGAACCTCGGTTGGCGTTGTGACTTCGCGAACTCCACCTGTCCAGGCACTGTTATCATAGACCTGTTCGCCGTTGATCCAGATTTGTGCGTAATCATCATGTGCGGGGTGCATCGTTGTCGTCCGTTCATCGGGTGAAATAACGACGATGAGACCGTGCCATGTGATGTCCCCACCATCAGCAAGTCCATGGCTTGTGGACATGTTCAGTTGGTCTTCGGTAT contains:
- a CDS encoding formylglycine-generating enzyme family protein yields the protein MNIFCPNRSRGFLLWYFPKVALPLRIGITAQGLLLVLLSVGISFGVSAEDTENLIFVSAGTFTMGSDTRAADEKPMHKVYLDAYYISKYEVTNAEYYEFWKRQLETASPGETPHHTPENFAHLPQIGDWPARAEQFPNHPIVGVSWHDANAYAAWKGMRLPTEAEWEKAARGYTNRTWPWGNALELYANTAENDDGYENRLAPVGSFPKGKSYYGAMDMAGNVWEWTADWYSDVYYWHTSRAATKRPKQNPTGPVVGSWRVIRGGSWLDTIARCSTTFRFYLYPNLKTSFVGFRLAKASK
- a CDS encoding CRTAC1 family protein; this encodes MGSGTVFFDYDTDGDPDLYFVNSGSVPQGTPHTLGNVLYRNEGNGRFTDVTEISGTGDTGYGMAASAGDIDNDGDPDLYVANFGQDKLYRNNGDGTFTDITEAAGIDNTLWSIAAVYLDFDVDGDLDIFVVNYLVYDLSMPVSTYKGVIGYGHPRSYEGTPDVLYRNNGDGTFTNIAETAGVTNPVEGRGMAAVAWDYDQDGFPDIYVANDTNRNFLYHNNGDGTFTDESIFIGVGYDERGVAEGSMGVDCADYNGDGWFDLIVANSEKATLYKNEAGLFFADATADSGLEQPTLPYVGFSPLFLDYDNDGHLDMFCANGHPQDVVEILMDNETYAQRDQIFQNNSDGTYTDVSTSAGTYFSEPLVGRAAATADYDTDGDPDIVIMNSNQRAVLLRNDGGNLKNWLSIKLIGTQSNRDGIGAKVTVTAGDITQIREVKSGSSYASGSDTRLLFGLGENRGIEKVRIVWQSGTTQELRDVSINQILTIVEPEE